One part of the Sorangiineae bacterium MSr11954 genome encodes these proteins:
- a CDS encoding SpoVR family protein gives MSEFALRTALPQYLRVEQEKIQKLAAAQGLDFFPIVFEILTYDQMNEIAAYMGFPNRFPHWRFGMEYERLAKSYEYGLSKIYEMVINNNPSYAYLLEGNSLVDQKLVMAHVCGHVDFFKNNYAFRSTDLDTGGKTTDPASRPKDYDPNRRWIDKMANHGARIRRHVARQGINKVEEFIDHCLSLENLIDPHAPFKGTRATKDPDVEEKATEIPRLRSKDYMESFINPEEYLEQQRQKIEAEKEKEKKFPARPERDVLKFLLDHAPLDRWEHDVLEVVREEAYYFQPQIQTKIMNEGWASYWHSKLMTEKILDASEIIDYADHAAGVLATSRGQLNPYKLGIELFRHIEERWDRGQFGKEWEDCDDLAAKKNWNLRLGLGKKKIFEVRALYNDITFIDEFLTPDFVRDHKMFSYQWSNRNERYEIETREFKAVKEKLLFQLTNGGNPFIYVEDANFENRGELLLRHDHQGLDLRADWAREVLRSLVRIWKRPVNLTTHVEAKPVMMRYDGREHTTRHLRRE, from the coding sequence ATGAGCGAGTTTGCCCTTCGGACAGCGCTTCCTCAGTATTTGCGCGTCGAGCAAGAGAAGATTCAAAAGCTGGCGGCCGCGCAGGGCTTGGATTTCTTCCCCATCGTCTTCGAGATCCTCACGTACGACCAGATGAACGAAATCGCGGCGTACATGGGGTTCCCCAACCGCTTCCCGCATTGGCGGTTCGGCATGGAGTACGAGCGGCTCGCCAAGAGCTACGAGTACGGCCTCTCGAAGATTTACGAGATGGTCATCAACAACAACCCTTCGTACGCCTATCTGCTCGAGGGTAACTCGCTGGTCGATCAGAAGCTGGTCATGGCCCACGTGTGCGGCCACGTCGATTTCTTCAAGAACAACTACGCCTTCCGCTCCACCGATCTCGACACCGGCGGCAAGACCACCGATCCCGCCAGCCGCCCCAAGGACTACGATCCCAACCGCCGCTGGATCGACAAGATGGCCAACCACGGCGCGCGCATCCGCCGGCACGTGGCGCGGCAGGGCATCAACAAAGTCGAAGAGTTCATCGACCATTGCCTCTCGCTCGAGAACCTCATCGATCCGCACGCCCCGTTCAAGGGCACGCGCGCGACCAAGGATCCGGACGTGGAGGAGAAGGCCACCGAAATACCGCGCCTGCGCTCCAAAGATTACATGGAGTCGTTCATCAACCCCGAGGAGTACCTCGAGCAGCAGCGCCAGAAGATCGAGGCCGAGAAGGAGAAAGAGAAGAAGTTCCCCGCGCGCCCCGAGCGAGACGTCTTGAAGTTCCTCTTGGACCACGCGCCGCTCGATCGCTGGGAGCACGACGTGCTCGAGGTGGTCCGCGAAGAGGCTTATTACTTCCAGCCTCAAATACAGACCAAGATCATGAACGAGGGCTGGGCCTCGTATTGGCATTCCAAGTTGATGACCGAGAAGATCCTCGATGCCTCGGAGATCATCGATTATGCCGATCACGCGGCCGGCGTTCTGGCCACCAGCCGCGGCCAGCTCAATCCTTACAAATTGGGTATCGAGCTTTTCCGCCACATCGAAGAGCGGTGGGACCGCGGGCAGTTCGGCAAAGAGTGGGAAGACTGCGACGATCTGGCGGCCAAGAAGAATTGGAATCTCCGCCTCGGCCTCGGGAAGAAGAAGATCTTCGAGGTGCGCGCGCTCTACAACGACATTACGTTCATCGACGAGTTTTTGACCCCCGACTTCGTGCGGGACCACAAAATGTTTTCGTATCAGTGGTCCAATCGCAACGAGCGCTACGAGATCGAGACGCGCGAGTTCAAGGCGGTGAAGGAGAAGCTGCTCTTCCAGCTCACCAACGGCGGCAACCCCTTCATCTACGTGGAGGACGCCAACTTCGAGAACCGCGGCGAGCTGCTCCTGCGCCACGACCACCAAGGGCTCGACCTCCGCGCAGACTGGGCGCGCGAGGTGCTGCGCAGCCTGGTGCGGATCTGGAAGCGCCCGGTGAACCTCACCACGCACGTCGAGGCCAAGCCCGTCATGATGCGCTACGACGGTCGCGAGCACACCACCCGCCACCTCCGGCGCGAGTAG
- a CDS encoding DUF444 family protein codes for MSLKIDQDHSRFRNIVRGRIRQNLRKYISQGELIGRKGKDLVSIPIPQIEIPRFRYSDRQQGGAGQGDGNPGDPVGGDQGDEQGEGGRKAGEGAGEHVLEVDVTLDELAAILGEELELPDIRDKGKSKIINEKDRYTGIRRVGPESLRHFRRTYREALKRQISMGSYSADRPIVVPIPDDKRFRSWKTQAEPVANAVIIYMMDVSGSMGDEQKEIVRIESFWIDTWLQRQYKGLESRYIIHDAVAREVDRETFFHTRESGGTMISSAYKLCAQLIDDHYPPEEWNIYPFHFSDGDNWSMDDTLHCVELLKQKVLPRVNMFAYGQVESPYGSGQFIKDLRDHFSKDERVITSEIRDKDAIVGSIKEFLGKGA; via the coding sequence ATGTCGCTCAAGATCGACCAGGATCACTCGCGTTTTCGCAACATCGTGCGCGGGCGGATTCGGCAAAATCTCCGGAAGTATATTTCGCAGGGTGAGCTGATAGGTCGAAAGGGAAAGGATCTCGTCTCGATCCCCATCCCTCAGATCGAGATACCTCGCTTTCGATACAGCGATCGCCAGCAAGGCGGCGCCGGTCAGGGCGACGGCAATCCCGGCGATCCCGTCGGCGGCGATCAAGGAGACGAACAGGGCGAGGGGGGACGCAAGGCGGGCGAGGGTGCCGGGGAGCACGTGCTCGAGGTGGACGTCACCCTCGACGAGCTGGCCGCCATCCTGGGCGAGGAGCTCGAGCTCCCCGACATTCGCGACAAGGGCAAGTCCAAGATCATCAACGAGAAGGACCGCTACACCGGCATCCGCCGCGTGGGCCCCGAGTCGCTGCGCCACTTCCGCCGCACCTACCGCGAGGCGCTCAAACGGCAGATTTCCATGGGCTCCTACTCGGCCGATCGGCCCATCGTGGTGCCCATCCCGGACGACAAGCGATTCCGAAGTTGGAAGACGCAGGCCGAGCCCGTCGCCAACGCGGTCATCATCTACATGATGGACGTCTCCGGCTCCATGGGCGACGAGCAAAAGGAGATCGTCCGCATCGAGAGCTTCTGGATCGATACGTGGCTCCAGCGCCAGTACAAGGGCCTGGAGAGCCGCTACATCATCCACGACGCCGTGGCGCGCGAGGTCGATCGCGAGACCTTCTTCCACACGCGCGAGAGCGGCGGCACCATGATCTCGAGCGCCTACAAGCTCTGCGCGCAGCTCATCGACGATCACTACCCGCCGGAGGAGTGGAACATCTACCCCTTCCACTTCTCGGACGGCGACAACTGGTCGATGGACGACACGCTCCACTGCGTGGAGCTCCTGAAGCAGAAGGTCCTGCCGCGCGTGAACATGTTCGCCTACGGCCAGGTCGAGAGCCCCTATGGCTCGGGCCAGTTCATCAAGGATCTGCGCGACCACTTCTCCAAGGACGAGCGCGTCATCACCAGCGAGATCCGCGACAAGGACGCCATCGTCGGGAGCATCAAGGAGTTCTTGGGCAAGGGCGCGTGA
- a CDS encoding S8 family peptidase, with amino-acid sequence MNKTWTTTASLAALSALMLATPGIARAADRDDSELDPTAENLAGEIAVDLRNDATATDIADLARNYGLSLRANSIFSDREKIEIAKVSPADEAGIIERLARDPRVEHVEPMAVYRASFVPNDPLYASKQWHLQRVGAERAWDYACGEGVTVAVIDTGVACYDKGPFSRGSDLTGTRCGGGYNFVNDTPEAYDDQGHGTHVAGTIAQTTNNEKGVAGLAYCARLMPVKVLNRHGWGTLADVAEGIRYAADNGAQVINMSLGGPAPAGILKDAVNHALSKGVVVVAAAGNSGKSVGYPAAYPGVIAVSATDQDDKIAWFSSRGPQVAIGAPGVSVTQQTICEGGRNKCEIFGTFNGTSMASPHVAGSAAMLVGLGVTEPEAIRSALAKTAKPKDDPQLYGAGVLDTGAAVAHVHWTHVIARLVALLGVFLLVASRIKKRGGEVSAGPGTLFGALLAGVGLVPFAPLLGLPALAGPFRWVVELGMRPLGEWDLILGTNVHRWLPLASALPTMVLTVFFFGAKRLRPTIGGIAVGSAALLSTLALFAEVSFPLGATLLRVWTALNALLCVWIARITLDKKA; translated from the coding sequence ATGAACAAGACTTGGACGACGACGGCGTCACTGGCGGCATTGTCCGCGCTCATGCTGGCCACCCCCGGCATCGCGCGCGCCGCGGATCGGGACGACTCCGAGCTGGATCCGACGGCCGAAAACCTCGCCGGCGAGATCGCGGTCGACCTGCGCAACGATGCCACCGCGACCGACATCGCCGACCTGGCGCGGAACTATGGCCTGTCCTTGCGCGCGAACAGCATCTTCAGCGACCGCGAAAAGATCGAAATCGCCAAGGTCTCGCCCGCCGACGAAGCGGGCATCATCGAGCGCCTCGCGCGCGATCCGCGGGTCGAGCACGTCGAGCCGATGGCCGTCTACCGCGCGTCCTTCGTCCCCAACGATCCGCTCTACGCGTCCAAGCAGTGGCACCTGCAGCGCGTGGGCGCCGAGCGCGCGTGGGACTATGCGTGCGGCGAAGGGGTCACGGTCGCCGTCATCGATACCGGCGTCGCCTGCTACGACAAAGGCCCGTTCTCCCGCGGCTCCGATCTCACCGGCACCCGCTGCGGCGGCGGCTACAACTTCGTCAACGACACGCCCGAGGCGTACGACGATCAAGGCCACGGCACCCACGTCGCCGGGACGATCGCGCAGACCACGAACAATGAAAAAGGCGTGGCCGGCCTCGCCTATTGCGCGCGCCTCATGCCCGTCAAAGTCCTCAACCGCCACGGCTGGGGAACCCTGGCCGACGTGGCCGAAGGCATTCGCTACGCGGCCGACAACGGCGCGCAGGTCATCAACATGAGCCTCGGCGGTCCCGCGCCGGCGGGTATCTTGAAGGACGCCGTCAACCATGCCCTCTCCAAGGGCGTGGTGGTGGTGGCCGCGGCCGGAAACAGCGGAAAATCCGTTGGCTACCCCGCGGCCTACCCCGGCGTCATCGCCGTGAGCGCCACCGACCAAGACGACAAGATCGCCTGGTTCTCCTCGCGCGGCCCGCAGGTGGCGATCGGCGCGCCCGGCGTGTCCGTCACCCAGCAGACCATCTGCGAGGGCGGCCGAAACAAGTGCGAAATCTTTGGCACCTTCAACGGCACCAGCATGGCGTCGCCGCACGTGGCGGGATCGGCCGCCATGCTCGTCGGCCTCGGCGTGACCGAGCCCGAAGCGATCCGCAGCGCCTTGGCCAAGACCGCCAAGCCAAAGGACGATCCCCAACTCTACGGCGCGGGCGTGCTCGACACCGGCGCCGCGGTGGCCCATGTGCACTGGACCCACGTGATCGCGCGGCTGGTCGCGCTGCTCGGCGTCTTCTTGCTGGTCGCGAGCCGCATCAAGAAGCGCGGCGGCGAGGTCTCCGCGGGCCCTGGCACCCTCTTCGGCGCCTTGCTCGCAGGTGTGGGCCTCGTCCCGTTTGCGCCGCTGCTCGGGCTCCCTGCGCTCGCGGGGCCGTTCCGCTGGGTGGTCGAGCTCGGGATGCGCCCGCTGGGCGAGTGGGATTTGATCCTCGGGACCAACGTCCATCGCTGGCTACCGCTCGCCTCGGCGCTGCCCACCATGGTCCTCACCGTATTTTTCTTCGGCGCCAAGCGCCTGCGGCCCACCATCGGCGGCATCGCGGTGGGTTCGGCTGCGCTACTCTCCACCCTGGCGCTCTTTGCGGAGGTCTCGTTCCCCTTGGGTGCGACCCTCCTGCGGGTGTGGACCGCGCTCAATGCGCTCCTTTGTGTGTGGATTGCGCGCATCACGCTGGATAAGAAGGCCTGA
- the lipA gene encoding lipoyl synthase, producing MSVPTSADKPPRFAPKPPWLKVRAPGGESYGRLKETFRELDLHTVCEEARCPNVGECWSEGTATVMLLGDVCTRGCRFCAVTTGDPRGAVDVREPEHVARAIARLGLQYVVMTMVDRDDLLDGGASHVARTVTRLRELRPDILIETLLGDFGGHLSYVDTTVDAQPHVWAHNIEVVKRLQRRIRDVRCSYEQSLAVLRRVKERDPERITKSSIMVGIGEQDDEVEETLADLRTAGVDLVTIGQYLRPTPKHAPVDRYVTPEQFARYEQKAKELGFAFAASAPLVRSSYKAAEVFVKSVLRPGDPEAAKSLLSERLAEAQAAAARIDGEAGGVPRTVSELASRAAASLIPASSLVRRAPEV from the coding sequence GTGTCCGTCCCCACCAGCGCCGACAAACCCCCGCGTTTTGCCCCCAAGCCACCGTGGCTCAAAGTCCGAGCCCCCGGCGGCGAGTCGTATGGCCGCCTGAAAGAAACCTTTCGCGAGCTCGACCTGCACACCGTGTGCGAAGAGGCTCGCTGCCCCAACGTGGGCGAGTGCTGGTCCGAGGGCACGGCCACCGTCATGCTCCTCGGGGACGTGTGCACCCGCGGCTGCCGCTTCTGCGCGGTGACCACCGGCGATCCGCGCGGCGCCGTGGATGTGCGGGAGCCCGAGCACGTGGCCCGCGCCATCGCCCGCCTGGGCCTCCAGTACGTGGTCATGACCATGGTCGACCGCGACGATTTGCTGGACGGCGGCGCCTCCCACGTGGCGCGCACGGTCACCCGGCTCCGCGAGCTGCGGCCCGATATTCTCATCGAGACCTTGCTGGGCGACTTCGGCGGGCACCTCTCGTACGTCGACACCACGGTGGACGCCCAGCCCCACGTCTGGGCGCACAACATCGAGGTGGTCAAACGCCTGCAGCGCCGCATCCGCGACGTTCGCTGCAGCTACGAGCAGTCGTTGGCCGTCCTTCGCCGCGTCAAGGAGCGCGATCCGGAGCGCATCACCAAGTCGAGCATCATGGTCGGCATCGGCGAGCAGGACGACGAGGTCGAGGAGACCCTGGCCGATCTTCGCACGGCAGGCGTCGACCTGGTGACCATCGGACAGTACCTGCGCCCCACCCCCAAGCACGCCCCCGTCGACCGCTATGTCACGCCGGAGCAGTTCGCGCGCTACGAGCAGAAGGCGAAGGAGCTCGGCTTTGCCTTCGCCGCCAGCGCGCCCCTGGTTCGAAGCTCCTACAAAGCGGCCGAGGTGTTCGTCAAAAGCGTGCTCCGCCCCGGCGATCCCGAGGCGGCCAAGAGCCTCTTGTCCGAGCGCCTGGCCGAGGCGCAAGCCGCCGCCGCCCGCATCGACGGCGAGGCCGGTGGCGTACCGCGCACCGTGAGCGAGCTCGCATCCCGCGCCGCCGCCTCGTTGATTCCAGCCTCGAGCTTGGTACGACGCGCCCCCGAGGTATAG
- a CDS encoding efflux RND transporter periplasmic adaptor subunit, whose protein sequence is MEADSKAALPPQEKRSASFHVVGILLVVAAVIGVVVIASRRRTAEATERDARQADIAQGVLVQTAPVAKSTGGRSITLMGEVFPLRRATLYAKVSGYVREVRTDKGQRVHAGDVLGVLQSPETEQDLLQTKADLNNKQLVEQRYQALAKQGLVTQQALDKATADRAIAQSQQARIEVLQGYQVIRAPFDGVVTARYADPGSLLQAATSSQAALPLVEIADMNKVRVRIFLAQSEALFVHENDPVTLWTDQFPEKKLQANVTRFSRDLDPKTRTMLTEIEVDNKEGVLYPGVFVRAKLQLATPPAITVPSDSLVFRGGKTMVFAVRDGKAALAPVDVGDTDGINVYLREGLNPGDSVILHPGDSVIDGAKVQIAAKEKMTALNKP, encoded by the coding sequence ATGGAAGCCGATTCGAAGGCCGCGCTGCCGCCGCAAGAGAAGCGCAGCGCATCGTTTCACGTAGTTGGTATTCTCCTGGTCGTCGCGGCGGTCATCGGGGTCGTCGTCATCGCCTCCCGTCGCCGCACCGCCGAGGCCACCGAGCGCGACGCCCGCCAAGCCGACATCGCCCAGGGCGTGCTGGTCCAAACGGCGCCCGTGGCCAAGAGCACGGGCGGCCGGAGCATCACCTTGATGGGCGAAGTCTTCCCCCTTCGCCGCGCCACCCTCTACGCCAAGGTGAGCGGCTATGTGCGCGAGGTGCGCACCGACAAAGGCCAGCGGGTGCACGCGGGCGACGTGCTGGGCGTGCTGCAGTCGCCCGAGACCGAGCAGGATCTGCTGCAGACCAAGGCCGACTTGAACAACAAGCAGCTGGTCGAGCAGCGCTACCAGGCGCTCGCCAAGCAGGGCCTGGTCACCCAGCAGGCCCTCGACAAGGCCACCGCCGATCGGGCCATCGCCCAGTCGCAGCAGGCACGCATCGAGGTGCTGCAAGGCTACCAAGTCATCCGCGCCCCCTTCGACGGCGTGGTGACCGCCCGCTACGCCGATCCCGGCTCGCTCCTGCAAGCCGCCACCTCCTCCCAAGCCGCGCTCCCCCTGGTCGAAATCGCGGACATGAACAAGGTGCGCGTGCGCATCTTCCTGGCGCAGAGCGAAGCGCTGTTCGTGCACGAGAACGATCCCGTCACCCTGTGGACCGATCAGTTCCCCGAGAAGAAGCTGCAAGCCAACGTGACCCGCTTCTCGCGCGATCTCGATCCCAAGACCCGCACGATGCTCACCGAAATCGAGGTCGACAACAAAGAAGGCGTGCTCTACCCGGGCGTGTTCGTGCGCGCCAAATTGCAGCTCGCCACCCCCCCGGCGATCACCGTGCCCTCCGACTCCTTGGTCTTCCGCGGCGGCAAGACCATGGTCTTCGCGGTCCGCGACGGCAAGGCCGCGCTCGCGCCCGTCGACGTGGGCGACACCGACGGGATCAACGTCTACCTCAGAGAGGGCCTCAACCCCGGCGACAGCGTGATCCTGCACCCCGGCGACTCCGTCATCGACGGCGCCAAGGTGCAGATCGCCGCGAAAGAGAAGATGACCGCGTTGAACAAGCCGTAA